Below is a window of Nocardia asteroides DNA.
TATCCATGGTCAATACGCGGGATGTCACAATTTCGAGAAGGTTCGGAGTAGGCGCCATCGATACCGGTCAGAAGATCGCGGAGCATTACCGCCTGGTCGAGCGTATTGGTAGCGGCGGCACAGGCGTCGTGTGGCGCGCTGTCGACGAACGCCTCCAACGCTCCGTGGCTGTGAAGCAGATCCACATCAAACCCAGCCTGCCCGAGGGCGAGCGGGATGTCCTGCGCCAGCGCGCGATTCGGGAGGCCCGCAACGCGGCACGCTTCCAGCACCCCAACGCGATCGTCGTCTTCGACATCACCGAGCACAACGGTGACCCGTGTCTGGTGATGGAGTACCTCAAGTCGGTCAGCCTGGCCGCCGAGCTGGGCCAGAAGGGTCCGCTGCCGCTGACCGAGGTCGCCCGCATCGGCGAACAGGTCGCGTCCGCGCTGATCGCCGCGCACCAGGCAGGTCTGGTGCACCGGGACGTGAAGCCGGGCAACATCCTGCTCGGCGACCACGGTGAGGTGAAGATCACCGACTTCGGCATCTCCCGCGCCGCCGGTGACGTCACCCTCACCGAGACCGGCCTGATCTGCGGTACCGCCGCCTACCTGGCTCCCGAGGTGGCGCGCGGCTCCGATCCGACGCCCGCCGCCGACGTGTTCGCGCTGGGCGCCACGCTGTTCCACGCGCTCGAGGGCGAGCCGCCCTACGGCGCCAACGCCAATCCGCTGGCCGTGCTGTACGCGGCGGCCAACGGCCAGGTCAGGGAGCCGCGCAACGCGGGCCCGGCCACCGACTTCCTGCTCGACCTGCTCAGCCCCGAACCGCTGGACCGGCCGACCATGACCGAGTCCCGCGACGCGCTGGCCGCGTTCGCCGACGCCGACGCGGTGCCCGCCGGGTTCGTGCCGGCCAGCGAGGCCTACGGCCGCCGCAACTCCGCGGCCGCGACCCAGGTGATCCGGCAGTCGGGCAACCGCGCCTCGCACGCCGGCGCGTCCACCGCGACCACCCGGCAGATCCGGTCCAACCCGCGTCCGCCGATGCGCCACGACACCGCGGCGCACCCGCCGACCACCACCCAGCCCGCCCCCGTCCCGCGCAAGCAGGGCGGCAAGGGCCGCGCGGTGCTGATCGGCTCCGGCGTCGGCGCCGTCATCGCCGCGATTGCGGTCGCGATCAGCGCCATGAGCAGCTCGGACTCGGATTCGCCGAAGGTGCAGGCGAACCCGCCGTCCTCGGTGCAGTCGACGGCGGGCCCGGCCTCCAGCAGCGCCGCCATCCCGGCCGCGCTCGGGCAGACCGCCAATGTCGGCACCGTCGACATCGGCTCGGCCGGCCTGCTGGTGGAGAACTTCTACAGCAACCCGGCCGGTTCCTGGTCGATGCTCACCCCGGCGGCGCAGAAGGTCTACGGCAGCGAGACCGCGTTCCGCGAGTACTGGGCCGACCGCACCGTCGACACCTTCGCCAGCATCACCGCGGTGAAGGGCAACAACGCCGACGGCTCCACCGACATGCGCCTGGCCAGCATCACCATCAACGGCCAGACCAAGGCCATGGTCATGCGCGTGGTGAACTCCGGCGGCAGCCTACGCATCGACGGCGACACCCGCTGACATCGTCCGACAGGTAGCCGGTCCCGCGCCGAGCGCGCGGACCGGCCATCTGCCGTCCGGGTCCGGATCGAGGATCCGGCACGGGGCCCGGCCGCCTCGGCGGGATGTGCCGGAAAAGCGATGGCGGCCGCCCATTAGGCTGGTACCTGACCTGAGCCACTGCACAGACAGGACTGCACCCCGATATGACTTCCCGCATCGAGCTCGCCCGCGTCGATCTGCGCGGTCGTACTCCTTCCGCTGCCGAGCTGCGCACCGCGCTGCCGCGCGGAGGAGTCGACGTGGACTCGGTGCTGCATCATGTGCGGCCGGTCGTCGAGGACATCCGTGACCGGGGCGTCGCGGCGGCGCTGGACTACAGCGAGAAGTTCGACGGGGTGCGCCCGGCCTCGGTGCGGGTGCCCGCCGGCGAGCTGGCCAAGGCGCTGACCGAGCTCGATCCGGCCGTGCGCGCCGCGCTCGAGGTCGCCATCGAGCGGACCAGGAAGGTGCACGCCGACCAGCGGCGCACCGACACCGTCACCGAGGTGGTGCCCGGCGGCACCGTCACCGAGAAGTGGGTGCCGGTCGAGCGGGTGGGCCTGTACGTGCCGGGCGGCAACGCCGTCTACCCGTCCTCGGTCGTGATGAACGTCGTCCCGGCGCAGGCCGCGGGGGTGGAGTCGCTGGTGGTGGCCTCGCCGCCGCAGGCGCAGTTCGGCGGTCTGCCGCACCCGACGATCCTGGCCGCCGCCGCGCTGCTCGGCGTCGACGAGGTGTGGGCGGTCGGCGGCGCGCAGGCCGTGGCCCTGCTGTCCTACGGCGGCACCGACACCGACGATGCCGCGCTGGCCCCGGTCGACCTCATCACCGGCCCCGGCAACATCTACGTCACCGCGGCCAAGCGGCTGTGCCGCGGCCTGGTCGGCATCGACGCCGAGGCGGGCCCCACCGAGATCGCGGTCCTGGCCGACGCCTCCGCCGACCCGGTACACGTGGCCGCCGACCTGATCAGCCAGGCCGAGCACGACGTGCTCGCCGCCAGCGTGCTGGTCACCGACAGCGTGGCGCTGGCCGACGCGGTCGACGCCGCGATCAACGCCCAGCTCGCCGTCGTCAAGCACGACGCCCGCGTGCGGGAAGCGCTGAGCGGCAAGCAGTCCGGGATCGTCCTGGTCGACCACATCGCCCAGGGTCTGCGCGTCGTGGACGCCTACGCCGCCGAACATCTCGAGATCCAGACCGTCGACGCCGCCGCGGTCGCCGCGCGGGTGCGCAGCGCGGGCGCGATCTTCGTCGGCCCGTGGGCGCCGGTGAGCCTGGGCGACTACTGCGCGGGCTCCAACCACGTGCTGCCCACCGCGGGCTGCGCGCGGCACTCCTCGGGGCTGAGCGTGCAGACCTTCCTGCGCGGCATCCACATCGTGGAGTACAGCGAGGCCGCGCTGAAGGACGTCGCCGGACACGTCGTGGCGCTGGC
It encodes the following:
- a CDS encoding serine/threonine-protein kinase, which translates into the protein MVNTRDVTISRRFGVGAIDTGQKIAEHYRLVERIGSGGTGVVWRAVDERLQRSVAVKQIHIKPSLPEGERDVLRQRAIREARNAARFQHPNAIVVFDITEHNGDPCLVMEYLKSVSLAAELGQKGPLPLTEVARIGEQVASALIAAHQAGLVHRDVKPGNILLGDHGEVKITDFGISRAAGDVTLTETGLICGTAAYLAPEVARGSDPTPAADVFALGATLFHALEGEPPYGANANPLAVLYAAANGQVREPRNAGPATDFLLDLLSPEPLDRPTMTESRDALAAFADADAVPAGFVPASEAYGRRNSAAATQVIRQSGNRASHAGASTATTRQIRSNPRPPMRHDTAAHPPTTTQPAPVPRKQGGKGRAVLIGSGVGAVIAAIAVAISAMSSSDSDSPKVQANPPSSVQSTAGPASSSAAIPAALGQTANVGTVDIGSAGLLVENFYSNPAGSWSMLTPAAQKVYGSETAFREYWADRTVDTFASITAVKGNNADGSTDMRLASITINGQTKAMVMRVVNSGGSLRIDGDTR
- the hisD gene encoding histidinol dehydrogenase encodes the protein MTSRIELARVDLRGRTPSAAELRTALPRGGVDVDSVLHHVRPVVEDIRDRGVAAALDYSEKFDGVRPASVRVPAGELAKALTELDPAVRAALEVAIERTRKVHADQRRTDTVTEVVPGGTVTEKWVPVERVGLYVPGGNAVYPSSVVMNVVPAQAAGVESLVVASPPQAQFGGLPHPTILAAAALLGVDEVWAVGGAQAVALLSYGGTDTDDAALAPVDLITGPGNIYVTAAKRLCRGLVGIDAEAGPTEIAVLADASADPVHVAADLISQAEHDVLAASVLVTDSVALADAVDAAINAQLAVVKHDARVREALSGKQSGIVLVDHIAQGLRVVDAYAAEHLEIQTVDAAAVAARVRSAGAIFVGPWAPVSLGDYCAGSNHVLPTAGCARHSSGLSVQTFLRGIHIVEYSEAALKDVAGHVVALANAEDLPAHGQAVRARFEALS